The Verrucomicrobiota bacterium genome has a segment encoding these proteins:
- a CDS encoding helix-turn-helix domain-containing protein translates to MIFQRHLALQESVCEAAGEWHGIPDVWVFARLTDGKAYWLSRSQTFEPLAGDLLVLPPGCQGVLRASQVGPIKVQFFTMNIEAMSSLLTLAERQHLESTVARAWQTGHHLPAHHPSAMQFAGLVEKGNVSGSLPDRCHALDLAANVFNSQLSGLGAVTGADATARFADIIRQLTPDELVQRSVDDLARLCHCSLRHFSRLFHKHFGISVRARQTELRLQKARQLLSETDAKIIHVALDSGYRHLGLFNSTFKKHLGVTPSQWRLQQQRRRRPARRSSAAMACAAVLVGFLMLWFGNPACGADTNTPAGRLPLSATNQPTLELRGFRIEGNTLLPQDEIDAILNPHLGPVKTLADIQAALGELNIAYRARGFVTVAVALPKQELPKTNAIVRVLITEGRLSSITVVSNQHYSAANIFRALPSLKTNVVLNNLLLQQELERANANRDRQIYPRIVPGTEPGTSDLKLVVKDRWPLHARYDFNNASTPETPAFRTGLSVMYNNLWQYDHQFGVQYSMTPTHFKHDDVFPAVYDKPLIASYSAFYRMPLNLSGADRAQHNYGVSDFGYDEVSKRFRPPPYSENPELMFFASRSYSDTQEKLVSNHLTPTVIPAAGALQISDALYSQTLTGNEGLGARLQRPIDLDQIFGNGTTLFAALGVDFKRYRSDTLQRRMFQATIYVPPNPPGYGPPFSVFPSPPVVTTRSLESHVDYLPFSLNFEASRPDKYGSTTVSWNNSFNVASLIGSREDFRSATGSRDTTGDYYVANFAITREQRIYGDLAVRVRAETQYASEPLLSNEQFGMGGQAGPRGYRDGQLYADQGWRVMVEPHTRLLDVGMVDGTMPMLVRASLFMDYGSGSFRDPPKGASRSVDMWSSGFGFNATIGERWDFRLTTGWTLLSFQEKSAGSARTAFSVSVIF, encoded by the coding sequence ATGATTTTTCAAAGGCATCTGGCGTTGCAAGAAAGCGTCTGTGAAGCGGCCGGTGAATGGCACGGCATTCCAGACGTGTGGGTCTTTGCGCGCTTGACGGACGGGAAGGCCTATTGGCTCTCCCGCAGCCAGACCTTTGAACCGCTGGCTGGTGATTTGTTGGTGCTGCCGCCCGGCTGTCAGGGGGTGCTTCGCGCCAGCCAGGTGGGGCCGATCAAAGTGCAATTTTTCACGATGAACATTGAAGCGATGAGCAGCTTGTTGACCCTGGCGGAGCGACAGCATCTGGAATCTACTGTGGCCCGAGCCTGGCAAACGGGGCATCATCTGCCTGCCCATCATCCCAGCGCCATGCAGTTTGCCGGGCTGGTGGAAAAAGGGAATGTTTCCGGTTCACTGCCGGATCGTTGCCACGCGCTTGATTTGGCGGCGAACGTATTCAATAGCCAACTTTCTGGTCTGGGTGCCGTCACTGGTGCTGATGCCACCGCGCGCTTTGCAGACATAATCCGCCAATTGACGCCGGACGAACTGGTCCAGCGCTCGGTGGACGACTTGGCGCGGCTGTGCCACTGCAGTCTGCGGCACTTCAGCCGTTTGTTTCATAAACATTTTGGCATTTCGGTGCGCGCCCGGCAAACCGAGTTGCGCCTGCAAAAGGCCCGGCAACTGTTGAGTGAAACCGATGCCAAGATTATTCATGTCGCCTTGGATAGCGGCTATCGGCATCTGGGTTTGTTTAATTCCACCTTCAAGAAACACTTGGGCGTGACCCCTTCGCAATGGCGGCTGCAACAGCAACGCCGTCGGCGTCCGGCCCGCCGCAGTTCCGCCGCCATGGCGTGCGCCGCCGTGCTGGTCGGCTTCCTGATGCTGTGGTTCGGCAACCCGGCTTGCGGCGCGGACACCAACACTCCAGCAGGCAGACTTCCGTTAAGCGCCACCAATCAGCCAACGCTTGAACTGCGCGGTTTCAGAATTGAAGGCAATACGTTGCTGCCGCAGGACGAAATTGACGCCATCCTGAATCCCCATCTCGGCCCGGTCAAAACGTTGGCGGACATTCAAGCGGCCTTGGGCGAGTTGAACATTGCGTATCGCGCGCGCGGTTTCGTCACCGTGGCGGTGGCCTTGCCCAAACAAGAGTTGCCCAAGACCAATGCCATCGTGCGGGTCTTGATCACCGAGGGGCGGCTGTCCAGCATTACGGTGGTCAGCAACCAGCATTATTCAGCCGCGAATATCTTTCGCGCGCTGCCCAGTCTCAAGACCAACGTGGTGCTCAATAATCTGCTGCTGCAACAGGAGTTGGAACGGGCCAACGCCAACCGCGACCGGCAAATTTACCCGCGCATTGTGCCGGGAACGGAGCCCGGTACCTCCGACTTGAAGCTGGTGGTCAAGGATCGGTGGCCGCTGCATGCCCGTTATGATTTCAATAATGCCAGCACGCCGGAAACGCCGGCGTTTCGCACGGGTCTCTCGGTGATGTACAATAACTTATGGCAATACGATCACCAATTTGGCGTCCAGTACTCGATGACGCCGACCCATTTCAAGCACGATGACGTGTTCCCGGCGGTTTACGACAAACCGTTGATCGCCTCGTATAGCGCCTTTTATCGAATGCCGCTGAACCTGAGCGGGGCGGATCGCGCCCAGCATAATTACGGCGTTTCCGACTTCGGTTATGATGAAGTGAGCAAACGCTTTCGTCCGCCGCCGTATTCGGAAAACCCTGAATTGATGTTTTTTGCCTCGCGCTCCTATTCGGACACCCAGGAGAAGCTGGTTTCCAACCATCTCACCCCGACCGTCATTCCGGCCGCCGGGGCGCTGCAAATCAGCGATGCGCTCTACAGCCAGACGCTGACTGGGAATGAGGGCTTGGGGGCGCGCTTGCAACGACCGATTGACTTGGACCAGATTTTTGGCAATGGCACCACGTTGTTCGCCGCTTTGGGGGTGGATTTCAAGCGCTACCGCTCGGATACCCTCCAGCGGCGCATGTTTCAAGCCACGATTTACGTCCCGCCCAATCCGCCTGGTTATGGACCGCCATTCTCGGTGTTCCCCTCGCCGCCGGTGGTGACGACCCGCAGCCTGGAGTCCCATGTGGATTATTTGCCGTTCTCACTCAATTTTGAAGCGAGCCGTCCCGATAAATACGGCAGTACCACTGTGAGCTGGAACAACAGCTTCAATGTCGCCAGTCTGATCGGCAGCCGCGAGGATTTTCGCTCTGCCACCGGCTCGCGCGACACCACGGGTGATTATTACGTCGCCAATTTTGCCATCACCCGGGAGCAGCGCATTTACGGGGATTTGGCGGTGCGGGTGCGCGCGGAAACCCAGTACGCCAGCGAGCCGCTGCTGAGCAATGAGCAATTCGGCATGGGCGGGCAGGCCGGCCCGCGCGGTTATCGGGACGGCCAATTGTACGCCGACCAAGGCTGGCGGGTAATGGTGGAACCCCACACGCGGCTGTTGGATGTCGGCATGGTGGATGGCACGATGCCCATGCTGGTCCGCGCCTCGCTGTTTATGGATTACGGCAGCGGCTCATTTCGCGATCCCCCCAAAGGTGCGTCGCGCTCCGTGGATATGTGGAGTTCCGGCTTCGGTTTCAATGCCACGATTGGTGAACGCTGGGACTTCCGGCTGACCACTGGTTGGACCTTGCTGTCGTTCCAGGAAAAATCCGCCGGGTCCGCGCGCACCGCGTTTTCCGTCTCAGTTATATTCTGA
- a CDS encoding lysophospholipid acyltransferase family protein, producing the protein MSSLRAVLKLCWLGATFALIAVEFAWLARRGLPAPAVRARWCCSSARRLLRCFGVAVRLEGVPPGEGMVVSNHLSYLDIVLLAAIRPAVFVSKAEVRSWPVLGRLTRYAGTLYIRRDARHDVHRMAGDMKALLAEGMVVVLFPEGTSSDGASVLPFHSSLLAPAAEMGCPVTPAFIRYELPAGAGVVGRDVCYWGEMTLLPHLFKLLSKRGLTATVRFGACLTGSHDRKRLAAELHQQVRQLGGFEAPAKASGKVH; encoded by the coding sequence ATGAGTTCTTTGCGAGCGGTGCTCAAGTTATGCTGGCTGGGGGCCACGTTTGCGCTGATTGCGGTGGAATTTGCCTGGCTCGCCCGGCGTGGTTTGCCCGCCCCCGCAGTGCGTGCGCGCTGGTGCTGTAGCAGTGCCCGCCGGTTGCTGCGCTGTTTCGGTGTGGCAGTGCGGCTCGAAGGGGTGCCGCCGGGCGAAGGCATGGTGGTGAGCAACCATTTAAGTTACCTTGACATTGTGCTGCTGGCCGCCATCCGCCCGGCGGTCTTCGTTTCCAAGGCCGAGGTGCGTTCCTGGCCGGTCCTGGGCCGGCTTACCCGTTATGCGGGCACGCTCTACATTCGCCGCGACGCCCGGCATGATGTCCACCGCATGGCGGGCGACATGAAGGCGCTCTTGGCCGAGGGCATGGTCGTGGTGTTGTTTCCGGAAGGAACCAGCTCGGATGGCGCAAGCGTTCTGCCGTTTCATTCCTCCCTGCTTGCGCCGGCGGCGGAGATGGGGTGCCCGGTCACTCCGGCCTTCATTCGTTATGAATTACCGGCGGGCGCGGGGGTGGTAGGGCGTGACGTTTGCTACTGGGGCGAGATGACCTTGCTGCCACATCTGTTCAAATTATTGTCCAAGCGCGGTCTGACTGCCACGGTGCGCTTTGGCGCCTGTCTTACCGGCAGCCACGATCGCAAACGGCTGGCCGCTGAACTGCATCAGCAAGTGCGCCAGTTGGGCGGTTTTGAGGCGCCCGCCAAGGCGAGCGGCAAGGTTCATTGA
- a CDS encoding GNAT family N-acyltransferase encodes MNATLSNNRIGRRILGCGSLRTAYRCRMAESAEDVKAAQTLRFLVFNVEMNEGLEQSYVNCRDEDPFDAVCDHLLVEEIASGDVIGTYRLQSGMQAAAHRGYYSAQEFDLSPFERVRGELVELGRACVHIQHRNLIVLGLLWQGIAAYAKARGARYLVGCSSLSSVDPLVGATAYQQLQKQHLVQLDLQTTPWPSLACSLGQWLDTPIKIPKLLNAYLSLGAKICGPPAVDLEFKTIDFLTLLDLQAMPEAVAGRILGTTPSA; translated from the coding sequence ATGAATGCCACCTTATCCAATAACCGAATCGGCCGCCGCATCCTTGGCTGCGGATCGCTCCGCACTGCATACCGCTGTCGGATGGCCGAATCCGCTGAGGATGTCAAAGCCGCTCAAACCCTGCGTTTCCTGGTGTTCAACGTGGAGATGAATGAGGGCTTGGAACAATCGTATGTCAATTGCCGCGATGAAGATCCGTTCGACGCTGTTTGCGATCATTTGCTGGTGGAGGAAATTGCCAGCGGTGACGTGATCGGCACCTATCGTTTGCAGAGCGGCATGCAAGCCGCCGCGCATCGGGGCTATTACAGCGCGCAGGAATTCGATCTGAGCCCCTTTGAACGGGTACGCGGTGAGTTGGTCGAGTTGGGGCGCGCCTGCGTGCATATCCAGCATCGCAATCTGATCGTGCTCGGCTTGTTGTGGCAGGGCATCGCCGCCTATGCCAAGGCGCGGGGTGCGCGTTATTTGGTGGGCTGCAGTTCGCTATCCAGCGTGGACCCCTTGGTGGGTGCCACCGCCTACCAGCAACTGCAGAAGCAGCATTTGGTCCAACTGGACTTGCAGACCACGCCTTGGCCGTCGCTGGCCTGCTCTTTGGGCCAATGGCTGGATACCCCGATTAAAATCCCCAAGCTCTTGAACGCCTATCTCTCGTTGGGGGCGAAAATTTGCGGCCCGCCCGCCGTGGATCTGGAATTCAAGACCATTGATTTTCTAACCTTGTTGGATTTGCAGGCGATGCCGGAAGCGGTGGCTGGACGCATTCTGGGCACTACCCCGTCCGCATGA
- a CDS encoding PEP-CTERM sorting domain-containing protein, whose amino-acid sequence MTQKMKNSLRMAALTLAAVGMQQSAQAFTYNATDVFLVFHNETAKKDMLVDIGDIGHYNKKDGSQINISSYYNATDFASIGPVAQVTWGAYSFDGTSTLFSTAAPGAATARASAQGAAGAVVGGIADGSVYPVGGGATYTGTAVVTQYSTNDSSFTGALAVNGMSSSFGLAANRDVVVGAGSSAANFYQFDPQTAGNKLGTFQLDGAGAMTFQAVPEPGTYALLGLGALGMYFFRRIRK is encoded by the coding sequence ATGACACAGAAAATGAAAAACAGTCTGCGCATGGCGGCACTCACACTGGCGGCAGTGGGAATGCAGCAGAGTGCGCAGGCCTTCACGTATAACGCAACCGACGTGTTCCTGGTGTTTCACAATGAAACCGCCAAGAAAGACATGCTCGTGGATATTGGCGATATCGGTCATTACAACAAGAAGGATGGCAGTCAGATCAATATCAGTTCGTACTACAACGCCACTGATTTCGCTTCCATCGGCCCGGTGGCCCAGGTGACTTGGGGCGCTTACAGTTTTGACGGCACCTCGACCCTCTTCAGCACGGCGGCTCCGGGGGCAGCCACGGCGCGGGCGTCGGCCCAAGGCGCTGCGGGCGCCGTGGTGGGTGGCATTGCCGATGGTTCGGTTTACCCGGTGGGTGGTGGCGCGACGTACACCGGCACCGCCGTGGTGACCCAATACAGCACCAATGATTCGTCATTTACCGGTGCGTTGGCGGTGAACGGGATGTCGAGTTCCTTCGGGTTGGCAGCCAACCGCGACGTCGTGGTGGGTGCCGGCAGCTCCGCCGCGAACTTCTACCAATTCGACCCCCAAACGGCGGGCAACAAACTGGGCACCTTCCAACTGGATGGCGCGGGCGCGATGACCTTCCAAGCTGTTCCGGAACCGGGCACATACGCTCTGCTCGGCTTGGGCGCGCTGGGGATGTATTTTTTCCGTCGGATTCGCAAGTAA
- a CDS encoding cytochrome c biogenesis protein CcdA, which yields MKKTGASLFCWVLLAQSARAGDFVSGANAWIEGRLAASSMTVTALLFLFLGGLFASLLPCVYPLYPVTATVLRNRAGANSRKWVHPLAYYFGLAAIYFLFGIIAAVSGGAFNHVLRLPETNLALSFLFLLLAMTTAGFLHLEFLQSNGAGGGQAGVLGTFLMGMGAGLLSSSCVGPFVVSILVKLAGTSEAVSAVRVFAAAGKMLAFGLGLGLPFLFIALFGVRLPKAGRWMRWVQYALGLLILWFSFVYLEKGFSSLEFSPEKIRLIFLGSLLLLGAMYRLQNAETDPFTRTARALAGLVLVVGFCCVERGLAPAAVAPFVAQATETNIEKKGNLSWYRDIGDALKAAAKQGRPVFVDFSAHWCANCKEFDKLTQSNASLNGALSRAVLCKIQDTDPDFKKFQADPRFPELKVGLPFLVVMDTKGNLLYKTSDFTRVEDMVMFLE from the coding sequence ATGAAAAAAACCGGGGCCAGTCTGTTTTGTTGGGTTCTGCTCGCCCAGTCGGCTCGGGCGGGGGATTTCGTGTCCGGGGCCAACGCGTGGATTGAAGGTCGGCTGGCGGCCAGTTCCATGACCGTAACGGCGTTGTTATTCCTGTTCTTGGGCGGACTCTTCGCCAGTCTGCTGCCCTGTGTCTATCCCCTCTATCCAGTGACGGCGACCGTCCTCCGCAACCGTGCTGGTGCAAACAGTCGGAAATGGGTGCATCCGCTGGCCTACTACTTCGGGTTGGCTGCGATCTACTTCCTGTTCGGCATCATTGCGGCGGTATCGGGTGGCGCTTTCAACCACGTGCTTCGCCTGCCGGAAACGAACCTTGCCTTGTCGTTTCTGTTTCTGCTTCTGGCTATGACCACGGCTGGTTTCCTGCACTTGGAATTTCTCCAATCGAACGGCGCCGGAGGCGGTCAAGCCGGGGTGCTCGGTACCTTTCTTATGGGTATGGGGGCTGGCCTGCTTTCCTCCTCCTGCGTGGGGCCGTTCGTGGTGAGCATTCTCGTCAAGCTCGCCGGCACCAGTGAGGCCGTGTCCGCTGTGAGGGTGTTTGCCGCCGCCGGGAAGATGTTGGCGTTCGGCCTTGGACTGGGCCTGCCCTTTCTGTTCATCGCCCTGTTCGGCGTCCGGCTGCCCAAGGCCGGTCGGTGGATGCGATGGGTGCAGTATGCCCTGGGCCTGCTGATCCTCTGGTTTTCCTTCGTTTATCTCGAAAAGGGCTTTTCCAGTCTCGAATTTTCACCGGAAAAAATCCGCCTGATCTTCCTTGGCTCACTGCTCTTGCTGGGTGCCATGTACCGTCTGCAAAACGCCGAGACCGACCCGTTCACCCGCACGGCACGCGCCCTTGCCGGCTTGGTCCTGGTGGTTGGCTTCTGCTGCGTGGAACGCGGCCTTGCGCCTGCGGCCGTGGCACCCTTCGTGGCGCAAGCCACCGAAACGAACATCGAGAAAAAGGGTAATCTCTCATGGTACCGGGACATCGGTGATGCCCTGAAGGCGGCAGCGAAACAGGGCCGCCCGGTGTTTGTTGATTTCTCCGCCCATTGGTGCGCCAACTGCAAAGAATTCGATAAACTCACCCAATCCAACGCATCCTTAAACGGCGCGTTAAGTCGCGCGGTTCTCTGTAAAATTCAGGATACCGATCCTGACTTCAAGAAGTTCCAAGCGGATCCCCGATTTCCAGAACTCAAGGTCGGCCTGCCGTTTCTCGTTGTCATGGATACCAAAGGAAATTTGTTGTATAAAACCTCCGACTTTACCCGGGTCGAAGACATGGTGATGTTTCTCGAATGA
- a CDS encoding protein-tyrosine-phosphatase: MKNNKLTFSTTVLAVLLAGPAARAAETNVLQTVRPLVAQVTSEFGQIPVERQRELKKIALFVKSKIAANEPAQLTFICTHNSRRSHLAQVWAQTAAAYYDVVGVRTFSGGTEATACNIRTVRAMRRAGFSVALGKAGANPEYLIQYSETAEPLHAFSKVYSQGGNPTDNYIAVMTCSQADKNCPVVEGSSMRVAIPYADPKEADGKPEEEATYDERCKQIARDMFYLMSQAKP, encoded by the coding sequence ATGAAAAATAATAAACTAACATTTTCAACGACGGTCCTTGCTGTGTTGCTGGCTGGTCCGGCGGCGCGCGCCGCCGAAACCAACGTCTTGCAGACCGTGCGCCCTTTGGTTGCCCAGGTCACCAGTGAGTTCGGGCAGATTCCGGTCGAGCGCCAACGCGAACTCAAAAAGATTGCCCTGTTTGTAAAATCCAAAATTGCCGCCAATGAGCCAGCCCAACTGACGTTCATCTGCACGCACAACTCGCGCCGGAGCCATCTGGCACAGGTTTGGGCACAGACCGCCGCTGCCTATTATGACGTGGTGGGGGTGAGGACCTTCTCCGGCGGCACCGAGGCGACCGCCTGCAACATCCGCACCGTGCGCGCCATGCGCCGGGCCGGTTTTTCCGTGGCACTCGGCAAGGCTGGCGCCAATCCGGAGTACCTGATTCAGTATTCTGAAACCGCCGAACCCCTGCATGCCTTCTCGAAGGTTTACAGCCAGGGCGGCAATCCCACGGACAACTATATCGCCGTCATGACCTGCTCCCAAGCCGACAAGAATTGTCCGGTGGTGGAAGGCAGCTCCATGCGCGTGGCCATCCCGTATGCCGATCCCAAGGAAGCCGATGGCAAGCCCGAGGAGGAAGCGACGTATGACGAGCGCTGTAAGCAGATCGCACGCGACATGTTCTACCTCATGTCCCAGGCGAAACCCTAA